A genomic region of Elaeis guineensis isolate ETL-2024a chromosome 9, EG11, whole genome shotgun sequence contains the following coding sequences:
- the LOC105051603 gene encoding uncharacterized protein codes for MERRGGCCIAKYGGKGGGDYRADVAWKVGRIMLRFRPIAPKPPAAAPVAPAAAAEMRTAGRAKRKAGGGGGGRGREGRRGRKARKIVTGAFKEETGAFKEEKEEKMSSSSESSAAGSGTTVTLSLMPETPERKDDAPPVEIPAVSYVIPAWLRAREGGSEGGGGGGGEVVAPRPVRPAGSWVTVECVTDKWRDGEVGASTTGGDEAVRAALAADQTGPGFISDAWDRVTWTNEAYRRMVVGPGAEDGKEEGTEEEDVRVALATRGMVPGATCRAFTCRVRVRYASRRRGRGSLAAPCDVWRMDDGGYAWRLDVKAALSLSLGR; via the coding sequence ATGGAGAGGAGGGGAGGTTGCTGCATCGCGAAGTATGGAGGGAAAGGAGGAGGAGATTATCGTGCTGACGTGGCGTGGAAAGTTGGCCGGATTATGCTCAGGTTCCGGCCGATCGCGCCGAAGCCGCCGGCGGCGGCGCCGGTCGCCCCTGCGGCCGCGGCGGAGATGAGGACCGCCGGGAGGGCGAAGAGGAaggccggcggcggcggcggcggccgaGGGAGGGAGGGTAGAAGGGGAAGGAAAGCGAGAAAAATAGTAACAGGGGCATTTAAGGAAGAGACAGGGGCATttaaggaagagaaagaagaaaagatgtCGTCCTCGTCCGAGTCGTCGGCAGCCGGGTCCGGGACGACGGTGACGCTGTCGCTGATGCCGGAGACGCCGGAGAGGAAGGACGACGCGCCGCCGGTGGAGATCCCGGCGGTGTCGTATGTGATCCCGGCGTGGCTCCGAGCACGGGAAGGAGGATCTGAGGGCggcggaggagggggaggggaggTGGTGGCGCCGCGGCCGGTGAGGCCGGCGGGGTCGTGGGTGACGGTGGAGTGCGTGACCGACAAGTGGCGGGATGGGGAGGTCGGGGCTTCCACCACCGGCGGCGACGAGGCCGTCAGAGCGGCGTTAGCAGCCGACCAAACTGGTCCCGGTTTCATATCCGACGCGTGGGACCGGGTGACGTGGACCAACGAGGCTTATAGAAGGATGGTGGTGGGGCCGGGGGCGGAGGATGGGAAGGAAGAAGGGACGGAGGAGGAGGACGTGAGGGTGGCGCTGGCGACGAGGGGGATGGTGCCGGGCGCTACGTGCCGGGCGTTCACGTGCCGTGTTCGGGTGCGTTACGCGAGCCGGCGGCGAGGGAGGGGGTCGCTGGCGGCGCCGTGCGACGTCTGGCGGATGGATGACGGCGGCTACGCGTGGAGGCTGGACGTTAAGGCCGCTCTCAGCCTTAGCTTGGGGAGATAA